One Setaria italica strain Yugu1 chromosome II, Setaria_italica_v2.0, whole genome shotgun sequence DNA segment encodes these proteins:
- the LOC101757896 gene encoding probable 6-phosphogluconolactonase 4, chloroplastic, with the protein MSTSVSAAAAAALLPTLTGRRSPPASRVPAIFCRRIGPRPRLFSSCSLPFPIRPAAAMATDGAAPAKQKLLIFDTKEDLAVSLAKYTADLSKKFAAERGAFTVVLSGGSLIDALSKLTEPPYLESVDWSKWHVFWVDERVVPKDHEDSNYKLAFDGFLSKVPIPPGQVYAINDALSAEGAADDYEACLKQLVKNGVIAMSAATGFPRFDLQLLGMGPDGHIASLFPGHPLVNEKERWVTYIKDSPKPPPERITFTFPVINSSAYIAMVVTGAGKAGPVQKALSDKQTSSDLLPVEMAVLQDGEFTWFTDKPAVSMLQNK; encoded by the exons ATGTCCAcctccgtctccgccgccgccgctgccgctctccTCCCAACACtcaccggccgccgctcgccccctGCATCTCGCGTCCCGGCAATCTTCTGCAGAAGAATCGGTCCCAGGCCCCGTCTCTTCTCCTCTTGCTCTCTTCCCTTTCCCATTCGCCCCGCCGCGGCCATGGCCAccgacggcgccgcccccgccaaGCAGAAGCTGCTCATCTTCGATACCAAGGAAGACCTCGCAGTGTCTCTGGCGAAGTACACGGCGGATCTGTCGAAGAAGTTCGCCGCCGAGAGGGGTGCCTTCACTGTGGTGCTCTCCGGCGGATCCCTCATCGACGCGCTCAG CAAGCTGACGGAGCCGCCGTACCTAGAATCGGTGGACTGGAGCAAGTGGCACGTCTTCTGGGTGGATGAGAGAGTCGTGCCCAAGGACCATGAGGATAGCAACTACAAGCTCGCCTTCGATGGGTTTCTCTCTAAG GTGCCGATTCCTCCTGGGCAAGTTTATGCTATAAATGATGCCTTGTCAGCTGAGGGAGCAGCGGACGACTACGAAGCTTGCTTGAAGCAGCTTGTTAAGAACGGTGTAATTGCCATGTCAGCAGCAACTGGGTTTCCCAGGTTCGATCTCCAGCTTCTTGGAATGGGACCTGATGGCCACATTGCCTCTCTCTTCCCTGGTCACCCTCTTGTTAACGAGAAAGAGAGGTGGGTCACCTACATCAAGGACTCTCCAAAGCCACCACCGGAAAGGATCACATTTACATTTCCTGTGATCAACTCGTCTGCATATATTGCAATGGTGGTCACTGGAGCTGGGAAGGCTGGCCCAGTACAGAAAGCACTTTCAGACAAGCAAACTTCATCCGACCTGCTGCCTGTTGAGATGGCTGTGCTTCAAGACGGAGAATTCACTTGGTTCACTGACAAGCCAGCAGTGTCCATGTTGCAGAACAAGTGA
- the LOC101758316 gene encoding GTPase-activating protein gyp7, which translates to MKALRRSSTSSSPSSSSSPTAASSPPSSSWIHIRSLLVAAASSSSSSSSSSAAAAGSAVAVVSAAAAVSSSSSPASSSPHSDRGGIKSPWSRRKRKRALSREQWDSLFSANGKLRDGGKKFLKKVRSGGIEPGLRAEVWPFLLGVYDLNSSEEERNTVKIKKRKEYEKLRRQCQQILNGCKGNALKAITEVSNEECSSLEGTAEGSESPCFEDALAVCPASLEELTPEHNEAEQPENIVECMEEDTDELNYAYPCIAESESSDSESSDDDDPGRMSVSGEENCDPDPKFTRSTSFKADFFRSSRTSEDFATWQRIIRLDAIRSNSEWIMFSRNQAEVSKERAMQSAASVGLKDYDHLEPSMIYHAARLVGLLEAYAVYDPEIGYCQGMSDLLSPIIAVMEEDEEAFWCFVGFMRKARHNFRLDEVGIRRQLKIVSEIIKRKDSHLYRHLQKLQAEDCFFVYRMVVVLFRRELTFEQTVCLWEVMWADQAAIRAGIGRSTWGRIRLRAPPTDDLLLYAIAACVLQRRKLIIEKYSSMDEILRECNNMAGQLDVWRLLDDAHDLVVNLHDKI; encoded by the exons ATGAAGGCGCTGCGGCGATCCAGCacctcgtcctcgccgtcgtcgtcgtcctcgccgacGGCCGCGTCCTCCCCGCCGTCCTCGTCGTGGATCCACATCCGGtcgctcctcgtcgccgccgcgtcgtcgtcgtcgtcctcgtcgtcttcttcggcggccgcggcggggagcGCGGTGGCCGTGGTGTCGGCTGCGGCGGCTGTctcgtcttcttcctcgccggctTCGTCCTCGCCACACTCGGATCG AGGTGGTATTAAATCTCCATGGTCTCGGAGGAAAAGAAAACGAGCACTTTCTCGTGAACAGTGGGACAGTCTATTTTCAGCAAATGGGAAGCTTCGTGATGGTGGGAAGAAGTTTCTCAAGAAAGTTCGCAGTGGA GGTATTGAACCAGGCCTGAGGGCAGAAGTTTGGCCCTTCCTACTTGGAGT ctatgatttaaatagctctgaagaagaaaggaacactGTCAAGATCAAGAAAAG GAAAGAGTATGAAAAGCTGAGGCGGCAGTGCCAACAAATTCTGAATGGCTGCAAGGGAAATGCGTTGAAGGCAATAACTGAAGTTAGTAATGAGGAGTGTTCTAGTTTAGAGGGTACCGCTGAAGGATCTGAATCACCTTGTTTTGAAGATGCCCTTGCTGTATGTCCTGCTTCACTCGAGGAGCTGACTCCTGAACATAACGAGGCTGAGCAACCAGAGAACATTGTAGAATGTATGGAAGAGGACACAGATGAGTTGAATTATGCATATCCATGCATAGCGGAGTCAGAATCATCTGATTCTGAATCATCCGATGATGATGACCCTGGAAGGATGTCCGTGTCTGGTGAGGAGAATTGTGATCCAGATCCTAAATTTACCAGGAGCACTTCGTTCAAGGCAGATTTTTTTAGGTCTAGCAGAACCTCAGAGGACTTTGCCACATGGCAGCGCATCATAAGGTTGGATGCTATTAGGTCAAACAGTGAATGGATTATGTTCTCCCGCAACCAGGCTGAAGTTTCCAAAGAGCGAGCAATGCAGTCTGCAGCATCTGTTGGATTGAAAGATTATGATCACTTAGAGCCCAGTATGATTTATCATGCTGCTCGATTAGTCGGACTGCTTGAAGCATACGCAGTCTATGATCCAGAGATTGGCTACTGCCAAGGTATGAGTGATCTCTTATCACCTATCATTGCAGtgatggaggaggatgaagaagcaTTTTGGTGCTTCGTGGGTTTCATGAGGAAAGCAAGGCACAACTTCAGGCTTGATGAGGTTGGAATAAGAAGGCAGTTGAAGATTGTCTCAGAGATTATCAAGCGCAAAGACTCACACCTGTATAGGCATCTGCAGAAGTTGCAGGCTGAGGACTGTTTCTTTGTGTACAGAATGGTAGTTGTTCTCTTCAGGAGAGAGCTCACTTTTGAGCAGACTGTATGCCTGTGGGAAGTTATGTGGGCTGATCAGGCAGCCATACGGGCTGGGATTGGGAGGTCTACCTGGGGAAGAATAAGGCTGCGTGCTCCACCAACCGACGACCTGTTGCTTTATGCAATCGCTGCATGTGTCCTGCAGAGGAGGAAGCTAATAATTGAGAAGTACAGCAGCATGGATGAGATATTGCGAGAGTGCAACAACATGGCCGGGCAGCTAGATGTCTGGAGGCTGCTAGATGATGCACATGACCTTGTTGTTAACCTTCATGATAAAATCTGA